A segment of the Lycium barbarum isolate Lr01 chromosome 7, ASM1917538v2, whole genome shotgun sequence genome:
AGGAAGCAACGCTTGGTTATccaaccaaacaatctatattaaTCTAAAGCTATAAACTACAATCTCTCATAAGAGTTTCATCATTCGACATAATCTAATTGTAAATGAGGTCAAACctcctatttatactactaggAAATAAGAAGACTCTTAGCTATTACATTATTGCCCTTAaagaggcaagggccttgtttggctagttggatgttggcttggAATTCGAAAAGGCTCCTTCTTGCACATATAGCCATCATCCAATCTTCAAAGCTTGCAATTGTGACCATTTTGCATCTATGCTCCTTCTTTTGCACGTCTAGCCACATTTGCATTTCTACCCCTTTGCACctctagccactttgagtgttggccttctttcttgtagcttctTCTTCCATTCCTCTCCAAGCTACTTTCCATACTTCATAGGCCTTCTTATGGGGCTTGTATGCCTCTCCATGGGTCTCCAATGCTACTTTGGTCATCCTCCTAGCTTGAATGGATTAGAGTCCCATGCCTTGATCTTCAATGTGAGCCTTCAAGTGAAGTGTGCCTAGTAGGGTCATATCATCCTCcctttcttgaaaaggattcgtcctcgaattcgAACCTTGCAAAAGCCAAAGGAAGATGGAAGACAACAttactcctcaaggattgagggttagcacacacaATAATATCCACATAATCATGCCAAAGATGAACaaatttgtggtacaaccacacatcaataGTAATCATGCATAGTAAGTGCATACATGGGATTTCAACAAGGTGATTTTCCCAAGATCCAAGAATTAAGGGTAATATGAAGGAACTAATGCTATTAGAATAGGGAACAAAGGATACCACATGGTCCCCAAAGAGATAAAGCACATTAATTCCTCACTCCCCAAGCAAGTTCTACCCTCATTTTGACTAAGTGTGAGATGTAAAGTAAGGTTGGAAAaaatttgtggtacaaccacacatcaataGTAATCATGTATAGTAAGTGCATACATGGGATTTCAATAAGGTGATTTTCCCAAGATCCAAGAATTAAGGGTAATATGAAGGAACTAATGCTATTAGAATAGGGAACAAAGGATACCACATTGGTCCCCAAAGAGATAAAGCACATTATCACTCCCCAAGCAAGTTCTACCCTCATTTTGACTAAGTGTAAGATGTAAAGTAAGGTTATTCCAACCTAGAGCCCAACTCTCTACACTAGTCTCTTTCAACACTGATGTCACTACCAAGACACAACAAAAGGACACTACACCGGGGTCATAAACAAAGATATGCCTCAAGTCACGGTCTACACATTCCACTTGCAAACCTATCATAAGCTTAAGCAACATCATACAAAGGGTTTTACAAGCAAAGAGGTCATAAGGAAAGGTATCACACAAGATATTGTTAGCAATTTGTAGCCAAGTTTTACTCTCCCTTTCAAGATAATCCATTTTAGCAATCAACTCATATTCCCTCAAGAGGAGGTTTTTCTCACTAAGAAATGGATCATCATACCATAGTGGTACTTTAGTGACTGTGTGATTCCAAAGAAGGGCTTCATTTTCAACATCACAAAACACAAAGCCATGCATTTAACAATCATCCACTATGTCACTATCAAGCAAAATATCATCCTTGAAGAGAGTAAGTTCAATCACAAGATCACATCCAAAACAAGCAAGTTCACTCTCAAAAGGATCAACATCAACACTAGTGCTACCACTAGATGGACACAATTTACTCTTGCAAGAAGAGCTAATAtagtcatcaaaaggatcaactagtgtgtaaGCACTTTTTACCAAGCCATTATCAATTAACAAAGGGTCACTAATTCTCACACAAGGTGAAACTTTACCTCTACTCAATTGTTCATCAAGCACAAAGTGATCCATATTTGCTTAAGTAGAAGGGTTAGCTTTGTTACCTCTCTGTTGAAGCATATCACCTTTGTTAATTTGGTCAAGTTCCTTGTCACCTTCCTCTTTGGAAGAGGGTCGCACTATTTCACCCTCCAAAGGGACATGGAAACTCGGGTCCACTTGCTCTTTGGTGTGATCACCCACATAAGTACCTACAAAAGGAACAAGACAACTAGAAGAAATAGAAAGGTTAGAGGGGTTAGCTTGACTTGGCACCAAGTCCTTCTCTTAACCACACCTTTCCTCTCCTCCTAACATTCCTCTAGCGACCATACACTTCTTACTCTTCTCTTGGGTCGAACCTTGTCCTTTTTGAGCAACTAAGGTCTCCTTTTCACTCACAACCATTTCCTCCCTTTTCATCTTTTCACGTAGTTCTTTCATGACTCTATAGACTTCACACACTTCATGGGGAGTCAATGGAGCAAGGACATACTTTTTACCTTTGACCACAAAAGAATACTTGTTGGTCCGCCCACTATGTTGAGCATCcacatcaaattgccaaggtcTTTCAAGCAAAATATGGCACGCTTGCATTGGCACCACATCACATAAGATTTCATCCTCATATCTTCCAATGCTCAATTCGATAATCTCTTGCTTGGTCACCCACATTTCTTCACTTTCATTGAACCATTGAAGCTTGTAGGGGCTAGGGTGTTTTCTTATggggaatttcatactttcaaccAAAAATTGGCTAAGCGCATTAGTCCAACTCCCACCATCAATGATCAAGGAACAAACCTTGTCCAAAATCTTACACCTAGCATGAAAGAGATTTTCCCTTTGATCGACTTCTTCCCTAGCCAAGGCCCCCATGGCTCTCCTTTCGACAATGGCATGGTTCAATTTTTCTTCAAGGAATCAGGCTTTTCTTCCGCTTCGCCGATGAAAAGCGGACCAAACAGATTTCTGGATCTTAGGCTCTCAGGAAATCAGGCTTTTCTTCTGCTTCGCGGATGAAAAGCGGACCAAACAAATTTTTGGATCTCAGGCGATCCTTGCGCGATGCCGACAGATCGCGAGTCCTGTACTCGCGCGATCCTTGCGCGATGCAGATCGGATGCGGGAATCCGTGTGACGAATTTCTCGAACTTTGGGCCGAATTTCTTGGATCTAGTGATGTTTTGggccccacacaacctaggaATTGCCGTTTTTGGCCCAACAAACAACTTTTCTTTTGTACTTGGAATTATTTTTGATTCAACCTTTCTTTTGGTCTTCTTCTCAAGATGAAGATATGAATGTCTTCGAGAACATGAAGAACATTCAAATTTCCAAGTACCTTAATTTCAACTTGTTTTTGCTCCAATTTTCAGATCCAAGCTCCCTTTAatatggagaacaaagcccactaaTTACTTAGCTTCAATTTCAACTCAATCACCAAATTCACTTTTGATTTTTTCAAAGCTTCAAAGCTCACTAATAgtgattcactccaaacttaACCAAGTGAACTCAAATCTTGGGTTTAGGGGTTTTGGATATCAACAAACTCAAATATAACTTCAAATTCgagaaacaagaacaaaatttttgGGTTTTTAGAATATGGATTTTTTTGggattttctatatatatatttttttgaattttctttgAACCAAGGATTGAAGAATGTAAGAACACTCTTCTAAactagctctgataccaaatgataagattcaacctaggaaactctagaaatgttgaagaacaagaaaaaaaatcaaaaacaaaaataaggaTGGATGAAGGTTAGAAATGGGAGAAGGGTagatggatagatacttgacccaagagcaagaaatctatggacaagAAAGGGTATATTAAACCCTAGCCTTTCTAAtcggatttacaaaccctagaacctaagcaattcgaatcaacaaacgattcaaatgaatccacaaatgagcaacattgAATTCGATGAAAAAACCAATTCACTTCACAACTAGGAAGCAACACTTGGTTATccaaccaaacaatctatattaatctaaagctatcaactacaatctctccggaaacaacctctctatctttcGAGATGGAtgcaaggtctgcgtacattttaccctctccagaccccacactgtgggatttcactgggtatgtagTTGTTGtatcaactacaatctctcataagagtttcatcattcaacataatctaattGTAAATGAGGTCAAACCTCCTATTTATACTACCAGGAAAAAGAAGACTCCTAGCTATACATTATTGCctttaatgaggcaagggccttgtttggctagttggatgttggcttggAATTCGAAAAGGCTCGTTCTTGCACATATAGCCATCATTCAATCTTCAAAGCTTGCAATTGTGACCATTTTGCATCTATGCTCCTTCTTTTGCACGTCTAGCCACATTTGCATTTCTACCCCTTTGCGCctctagccactttgagtgttggccttctttcttgtagcttctTCTTCCATTCCTCTCCAAGCTACTTTCCATACTTCATAGGCCTTCTTATGGGGCTTGTATGCCTCTCCATGGGTCTCCAATGCTCCTTTGGTCATCCTCCTAGCTTGAATGGATTGGAGTCCCATGCCTTGGTCTTCAATGTGAGCCTTCAAGTGAAGTGTGCCTAGTAGGGTCATATCATGAATGACATTCAGTTATACAGTACATAACAATGAGATTACGCGGATTTGACACTTGTAGACATTCGAGAAGTTACTCTCCCAAAaggtttcccttttttttttcttttctgaaaaTACTTTTCTGAATATCTCCCTGAAACTGCCCTGCCCTTTTCACCCCAGTACATGAGTAACTGTCTCATGACAGTTACTAAGTTTTTCAATTGTTTATTTTGGCCTCCTGTAATAAGTTTTTATAACTTGAGGCTCATCATCTTTTAATGCATAAGCATGTAAAAGCTTTTATGGTATCCGAAGATTGAGAGAGAATGAATTGATTTGCTAATCATAACATTCTGATAATTATTTGCAATTGACATTCACAACTTATATTAATTGATGATTTCTCAGGTTCTTGGCTTTGGGGAATATATTGAAGAAGTTTATGCTGCATACGAACAACACAGACTAGAGACCGTGGTAACTACTCATTTTGTGTCTTCTTGCTTTAGTTTGACCTGTTATGTAGGATGCTTCAACGATTTCCTGTTGAATAGCTAGACTTATTCATCGACGAAAAAGAGCGAGACTTATGCATTTATTGAGCCACTGTTTCGTTTTTATTTCCATTGAGCCGTATGTATTGAGCCActgtttcttttttatttccaTTGAGCCGTTATCTTAGTGTTATCTTTttgattcttttttattttccaaatcagTTTCTGATTCTCACCCTCACTCCATGAACCCAAACATGTAGCTTATCCAAGTGAAGTAACTTTTCAGAAAAGCAGAGAGTCTGATTAATGCATTTCCTTCTGGTGTATTTTCACCCGCAGGACACGGTGAGAGCAGGGAAGTGCAGCAATGGTGCTGAAATGACTGAAGAAGAAGCACTAGCTGAGCAGCAGAGGATGTTTGCTGAGGCTCGTGTAAGGATGAATGGTGGTGTTACAGTTCCCTCAAAACAGCCTGATTCAGAAGTGGAccaaaactacaacaacaacaacatacccagtgtaatcccacaagtggggtccggGGATTGTGGTATGtatgcagccttacccctaccttgtgaaggtagagaggctgtttccaatagaccctcggctAGTGGACCAAAACTAGAATAGCTGACTTTAGGACTTCCTTTTTTTCTGTAGGCAAGCACATTTGACTCGTAAGTAGTTTCACTTTTCTGTTATGTACAAAAAGCTCCTACCCCGTGTGCTAGTTATGTGGACTCTCCTTCAAGTAGTACTTGTCTCCATATGTTGTGTAATTAATGAGCAGAATTATCTACTTTCTTCAAGTGCATTCAGTGTTTGTCACTATGGCGAGAGTCTGCTCTGTATCACTGTAATGGCTCTTCAACTAATTCACTGCCACTAGGAACAAACGTGATAAACTTCTTAGGGGTGTGTATCTTCCAGTTTCACCCAAATAAAAACTGTCAAGCAGTGGGAAAGAGTGGTTAAAGTGAATACACATTGTGGCAACTCTTTGGATGTGTTTAACCAGTAATAAATGATGTGCACTGGCTCTCACCAATTAACTTTGGATAGATTACTCAAGCAGCTTCAAGCTCCAATTGTAGCTCCCTTTTCTGATTGGTTTCATGTCTAGGGATTTCTGCTTCCCCTTGTTGGAAGTAACTGGATAAACAAGTCAATAATGTACGACAATCATCTTAGGTGGACAGGGTCACCAGGTAGTTCTACCGGTAGGAAGTAGCAGTACTCGTTGAAGTAGTCGGAATGAGAGCAAGATGGCTTGAACActgccaatatatatatatgaagacgATGTCTGACAATGTTCTTTCAAGAGCCAGTTTTTCCTGCGCCCCAGTCACTCACATTTTCTTGAGCTGTAACAAAGCAGTCCTGAATCTAGAATAAGCTTTGATAGCAAATATATGGGATCTAAAAAGATTAGTTCTTCAATCTTGGTAAATCCCTTGAACATTCAGAGCTATCTGCTGGAAATTCTGCTTTTTCTGGTAGTGTCATTCATTTCACCATTAATCGATCTTCAAGAAGAAATCTTGAGGTTATAAGGAGAATTTGACCTGAATGTGTTGTGTAACCTCAGGTGCTGCTTCGGTGTGCTCATTGACCTTGTTTTAGCCATTGCGGAGTCTGTGGCAGCCATGTAAGCAGGAAATATTGTAGAACTTGGTAAGGAGTTAACATCAACGTTTGATTTTCGTTAAGATCAACGTTTGATTTTCGTTTTACATTAGAAAGTGATCTTCGTGGAAACGAAGGAAGAGAATGTAGGTCCTCTATGCAATCTGCTCTATGCATTTTTCTCACTTGAAGTTGTGTCATTCCATTCATGTCGCATGGAGAAACATTTGAGTCTGTAAATAATCTTAATTTCTCAACAAACCCTGCGTTTCTTGGTGCCTCGAGTTCTGCCAACTAATTAAACCTGCAGCTTCCTCTATTTTGCTTGCTGGTTAGTAGTTCTTGTAAAGTTTGATCGTTTCGTCTCTCCTGAAAAGAAGCAATATACTGTAAACATTTTAATTGCTATACACATTGACAATGTGAGAAATTTTACACTATCAGGTCATCTAAAAAGATATTATAGATAAAATGTGAGATTATTAATCTAGAAAATAAAGTAGGTTATCTGCTGCAACATGTTCAAATACATTGATAATGCAAGCGTAAACAAAGTTACCTGATCTGAAAATGAGTATTTCATCAAATGCTCTCTTTTGTCAATGAATTCTTCTCTTCTTGACCACAAGGCTTCAGAGTCTTGTTCTGAAGCCATGTTGAACTCCCATGTTCGGTTGCTCTTGCATTTAAGGTGCCAACGACCAGAACCATATTACAAATATAAATACAGAGGGCATTGTAACTTTCAAACTGCAAACACTAGATAAATCTTATCTTTTGGATAAGCAAGTCCAATTTCCATTTAAATATCCAGACACAAAAGTCATTATAAGTTGCGTTAGTAGGTCTCTTTATAGATTTAATAGTTGAACCATGCTTACAACCTTAATTAGAGAAAAGCTGAATGATTTCTTTTACCTTGTTCTTTAGGTTTTATACTTTCCCCTTGGGCTATTGATGAGTTTCTTGTCATTATTGTCATGATAATCTTCAAAAGTAGGGAGTCTAATTTGATAAACTCTTGCTCCTGACTTTTGAAGTGGCAACATGCACTTCAATTTGGCAACGAGTCTTTTTCTCACAATCACTGCTTGAAGTTTCACAAGACCCTTTAGAGCACTTAATGCTTTCTTGGCCTGCACAACATTCCACAAGAGCAGAGATCAGCCACCAGTTCATAACTTCATTTCAGCAAAAAGGAAGAGAACTATAAGTAGCCATAAACACAACAAAAATTCTTTAAAAAATGCCTAGCTATATAAGAGAAGAGTTTAATAAGCGGAGAGGGACAACGAAAATGTCACGACCTGGctgggggccatgacgggtactcggagctgactatcgagcaccactcattatgctaatcatcatacccaacctgaacatacacaactCCAaggcaacacacacacacacacacacacacacacacacacacatatatacactgatgtattcatgagacaactactacccacacatacgtatctacgagcctctactagagtaccgaaacataaggacgggacaggacctcgtcgtgcccaaatatatacacaaaagaatgtatcaacaaatggcacctccggaatagtggagtgctcctgtgaatctgctgagtAAGCTTCTAAGAATTAGGGCCGCCttcttgtctacctgtgggcatgaacacaacgtccaaaaagaaaggacgtcagtacgaataatgttctgagtatgtaagacatgaacaataataacatatcgaagagataaggaaacatcaagtaaggaaacaacctgtaactgaatctCACTTAagatggaataatgcatgctaacttacatcataaacaacatcatatcaagtatgcatatataagctgcccgaccatataggtacggtgtgatcatcattagcccgcgtccaggcctcccgcgtaaCCAtcccatgccgcccactagtggtgtctgcccatgccatctagacatggtgtctatgccgcccgccttagcggtgtctgcccggccatataggcatggtgtaaactcattatcatatacttatcataaagcatgcattagaactcaagtacaaactataactttatcggggtgacgtaaggtcgagaacccccgattccattatggattagtcatgatcatcatgcctcactttgaaggaactagcattataagatgagtctagcaacaatgaataacatcacaGAATCATTAGCTTcctaagaatatcatatcataacccctggaatctctagacttagactcatcatcatcattgttatatTCATAACGCATCTCTTACCTTTATTTCATGAGaaactcttaataatcatagactcatagtttccggaatatgagagagtcatggaaagataagggAAGTCATGTTGTAGGTATCATGCCTTAgagaagaaaggactagccttacatacctttacgtctctctaactttatcaattaaacgcttccctccaatgttcacgattctacattcaagagaattcgtactaagattagatactcggaaacatacttaagcttaagctaaagctaataaaaattgggcagcactttctTTGTTTCCGTAACTTTCTCCACATAATATAACAAttctcaaacatcaataacaacattcataataccataatcaataacttcaacAAGTTCGGCATTATCCAATTCTCACAATTCCCTcccaaagtcattcataaccatagccataatataacaccacattcatcctcatataatgcttctccaatattcttaataccatttataacaagattatactcataacatgtcaagaatcatgattcatgtcaaactactagtcaagaataccactattctcatatttgtaacccattttctactttcttccataatccaagtctttcaaccactcaatattcttaatagcatgaaatgaacataaaactcacttttgattgtgaaggaatgggttttggatggaaatgcttcacttggagaaaaccctagctttaattctaaagagatttctagcttccatcaaccctagttagcattcttgcacttgattctactagtttttggtatttaatctttgatttacCTTGAAATTATGTTAGTGAaatatgtggaaccttctagaggtcttgagagaagtggagaagttggaaaaaaatgaaaaattagaagtgggaacatataattatacttggaaaatactcagcccgacaggagttatacggacccttatacggtccgtacaatattatacggtccgcataagtgaccgtatttcaccatcagggagaTCCCCTTTTctgtaaggttatacggaccccttatacggatcgtataagtggtcgtataactctaattttctgaagttaatctcgtcgtttcgtttgatctccaatccttatagaaccttcttagcacttatttaacactgcattaacaatctaaggagcttTATaaattttcctcaagacattattaaatcaacattagctcggtactttgcaacccttttcaaacacaacttatactttacattcttcaacggACTTCCTTTTCTTtcctcgaatgtctttggaatcttaattagaatcattaagtacccctcttacttgtagggacatcatatccatcttaccctgtgttagtctatctaccacacgacgacatgaaatttttccgaggtgtaacaaaaatagAGGTGAAGCCAGGATATGAAGTTTATGGGTTCTGAACTTGCTTCTAAACCCATACCTCATTTTAGTTATTGGATTttgtaattaaatatttatacgtATTTAATGAAATTCCTAATACAAATATAGGGTCTAATCAAAAGCCACTTGTACGTCTGCACCCGTACCTAATATTGTAGTTCTGCCCCGGATGAATAAGCTTCTCTCCCCTGCTGAGGTGATAGACCACCTTACAGCTGATATGGTTAACAACCAAAGGGCAAAAAGAGAGTGCACAGGCCTCATACATAGTCGCGCTCCTATAATATGATGAGAAGAAAGGAGCTAGCCACTTTTCCGTACTTATCCTTATTTACtagattatattttttttagGTGTGTAGCTAAGTTGGTAGAGCACTAGGCTATTTGTTTAACATATCACAAGCCTTACCCGCTATAGCCAAATCTACCTCGCACTCTACTATAAACAAGGATCCGCAATAACCTTCAAGATGACTCTTTGGCCTTTAAAATAGTTACAAGATTAAGTACTAGTTAAATTCTCAACAAAatatttgaataatcttgaaACTTATTAGTCTTATCAATAATTGTGTGCATGAAGATCTTCATGACTCTTAGAGCAATGACTGCAGATTTTTCCTTATTACCCTTTAAGTTTGTGATGAATCACTAAGTAAGTTTCCAACATGCTGCATTTAAATGAAATTGTATGAGTCAAAAAACTATGCTAACGGAAAAATTGAAGAGCAATGATTAAGAAGTGAGCGTGATAAGCAGTTTGGATTGTAATGGATGCTTGTTAGAGTTAAGTTGGAGCATTCATTAAGTGGATAGCAGGAGCAGCAGCAGCATTGACAGCATTTCCTCTGCTCTTCTTCGCCTCCGTTAATGTTTGCTGAGCTGCTGATGCTATTGCTACGGCAGGACGGTTCCTCAACTTCAAAAAGCAATATTtccatcttaaaaaaaaaaaaaagaaaaaaaaactaaacttTTCCATCTCTTTTCTTTCTCAAAGATTTTTTATAATTTCCAGTTTAGATAACTCACAAGTAAGCAACAGATTAATCTTGAAATTCAACCTTTTCAGCGGTTGGTTCTGTCTCAGGAATGAGAAGACTCTTGACAAAGCTCAACCCGTTTCTTCTCTTTCCCATTTTAGAAATATTTAAGTCTGATTTATCAAACACCTGCCACCATCTGTTTTCTGAAAGATTTGAGAGAAGAGTTTCAGACTCATTTCTATTCAAATCTTCGAGTCATATATCAATAATATGAGTAACCAGAAAATTTAAGGCACATACCTAGAGTAGTTGAAATAAAGGGTGGCAAAAAAGGATCAACACGCTAGATTTTGTATCATATCCAACCAGTGATTCTTAAAAATACTAATATTGTATTGTT
Coding sequences within it:
- the LOC132603542 gene encoding protein Dr1 homolog, whose translation is MEPMDIVGKTKEDASLPKATMTKIIKEMLPPDVRVARDTQDLLIECCVEFINLISSESNEVCNREERRTIAPEHVLKALEVLGFGEYIEEVYAAYEQHRLETVDTVRAGKCSNGAEMTEEEALAEQQRMFAEARVRMNGGVTVPSKQPDSEVDQNYNNNNIPSVIPQVGSGDCGMYAALPLPCEGREAVSNRPSASGPKLE